A genomic stretch from Theobroma cacao cultivar B97-61/B2 chromosome 4, Criollo_cocoa_genome_V2, whole genome shotgun sequence includes:
- the LOC18603523 gene encoding eukaryotic translation initiation factor 2 subunit gamma: protein MSRKGLMEQDLSKLDVTKLHPLSPEVISRQATINIGTIGHVAHGKSTVVKAISGVQTVRFKNELERNITIKLGYANAKIYKCEDERCPRPMCYKAYGSGKEDSPLCDVPGFENCRMKLLRHVSFVDCPGHDILMATMLNGAAIMDGALLLIAANESCPQPQTSEHLAAVEIMRLQHIIILQNKVDLIQENVAINQHEAIQKFIQGTVADGAPVVPISAQLKYNIDVVCEYIVKKIPIPERNFVSPPNMIIIRSFDVNKPGFEVDEIKGGVAGGSILRGVLKVNQFIEVRPGIFHKDENGNIKAAPIYSRIVSLFAEQNELQFAVPGGLIGVGTTMDPTLTRADRLVGQVLGEVGSLPEVFVELEVNFFLLRRLLGVRTKGSERQGKVSKLAKGEILMLNIGSMSTGARVIAVKNDLAKLQLTSPVCTSKGEKIALSRRVEKHWRLIGWGQIQAGTTLEVPPCPL, encoded by the exons ATGTCGAGAAAAGGTTTGATGGAGCAAGACTTAAGTAAGCTGGATGTAACAAAGTTGCATCCACTCTCTCCTGAAGTTATATCTCGGCAGGCTACTATAAATATTG gCACTATAGGGCATGTGGCACATGGGAAGTCAACAGTTGTGAAAGCTATATCTGGCGTTCAG ACTGTTCGTTTTAAAAATGAGTTGGAGCGTAATATTACTATTAAGCTTGGATATGCAAATGCAAAGATATACAAATGTGAAGATGAACGTTGCCCTCGTCCTATGTGCTACAA GGCATATGGTAGTGGAAAGGAGGATAGTCCTCTTTGTGATGTGCCAGGCTTTGAAAACTGCAGGATGAAGTTGCTGAGACATGTATCTTTTGTAGATTGCCCG GGTCACGATATTCTCATGGCTACCATGCTTAATGGAGCTGCAATTATGGATGGTGCATTACTTCTCATAGCTGCCAATGAAAGCTGTCCACAACCTCAAACTTCTGAGCATCTGGCTGCTGTTGAAATCATGCGACTCCAGCATATTATAATTCTCCAAAACAAGGTTGATCTTATTCAAGAGAATGTAGCCATCAACCAGCATGAAGCAATTCAGAAATTTATTCAG GGTACTGTTGCTGATGGTGCACCAGTGGTACCAATTTCTGCAcagttaaaatataatatcGATGTTGTCTGCGAGTACATTGTTAAGAAGATCCCTATTCCAGAGAGAAACTTTGTCTCACCCCCTAACATGATTATCATCCGATCATTTGATGTCAATAAGCCAGGGTTTGAGGTTGATGAGATTAAAGGTGGTGTTGCTGGTGGAAGTATACTTAGG GGTGTTTTGAAGGTGAACCAATTTATTGAAGTTCGTCCTGGGATTTTTCATAAGGATGAAAATGGGAACATCAAAGCTGCACCCATATATTCCAGAATAGTCTCACTGTTTGCTGAACAAAATGAACTACAATTTGCCGTTCCAGGAGGTCTGATTGGTGTAGGAACAACTATGGACCCAACTTTGACACGTGCTGATAGGTTGGTGGGTCAAGTCCTAGGAGAGGTTGGGTCACTCCCAGAAGTTTTTGTTGAGCTTGAG GTAAACTTCTTCCTTCTTCGAAGGCTTCTTGGTGTTAGGACAAAGGGCTCAGAGAGGCAGGGGAAGGTCTCAAAGCTGGCCAAGGGAGAGATCCTAATGTTGAACATTGGTTCTATGTCAACTGGGGCTCGAGTCATAGCTGTAAAGAACGATTTGGCAAAGCTGCAACTCACATCTCCTGTGTGCACCAGCAAGGGAGAGAAGATTGCACTAAGTCGGCGTGTTGAGAAGCACTGGCGTCTAATTGGATGGGGCCAAATTCAAGCTGGAACAACCCTTGAGGTTCCACCCTGCCCCCTTTGA
- the LOC18603524 gene encoding 60S ribosomal protein L22-3, which translates to MSRGAAAGGAKGKKKGATFTIDCGKPVEDKIMDIASLEKFLQERIKVGGKAGNLGDSVTITREKSKITVTSDSAFSKRYLKYLTKKYLKKHNVRDWLRVIASNKDRNVYELRYFNIAENEAEEED; encoded by the exons ATGAGCAGAGGAGCAGCGGCTGGCGGAGCCAAGGGAAAGAAGAAGGGAGCAACCTTCACGATTGACTGCGGGAAGCCGGTGGAGGATAAGATCATGGACATTGCCTCACTGGAAAAATTCCTTCAGGAACGCATCAAAGTTGGCGGCAAAGCTGGTAACCTCGGAGACTCCGTCACCATCACCCGCGAGAAGTCCAAAATCACCGTCACCTCCGACTCCGCCTTCTCCAAAAG GTATCTGAAGTACTTGACAAAGAAGTACTTGAAGAAACACAATGTGAGGGATTGGCTCCGAGTGATTGCTTCCAACAAGGATCGGAATGTTTATGAATTGAGATACTTCAACATTGCTGAGAATGAAGCAGAGGAAGAAGATTAA
- the LOC18603525 gene encoding phylloplanin translates to MALKTLMYVCLLVAAMALAAPMAEAQLGGLISGLLGLIRIQDTVFCTMDGNMGVNGTATPVFPNALVQLQCGAGNVVSSATTNGSGVFSILLDPLQFLLPSLLNNCNLAVKTPLSNCNAALPSVGGLISSLQSLGSTLVGLLNIINIVPAGFRLLPST, encoded by the exons ATGGCCTTGAAAACCCTGATGTATGTTTGCCTCTTGGTCGCTGCAATGGCATTGGCAGCCCCAATGGCCGAAGCCCAGCTAGGTGGGCTTATCAGCGGCCTCCTTGGCTTGATTCGAATCCAAGATACTGTATTTTGCACTATGGATGGCAACATGGGCGTGAATGGCACTGCAACCCCAGTTTTCCCTA ATGCCCTGGTGCAGCTGCAGTGTGGAGCTGGGAACGTGGTTTCCAGTGCAACAACCAATGGATCCGGCGTATTCTCAATCCTGTTGGACCCGCTGCAATTTCTTCTCCCTTCACTGCTGAACAACTGCAACCTAGCAGTCAAAACCCCTCTCTCCAATTGCAACGCCGCGCTGCCATCCGTCGGGGGATTGATTTCGTCCTTACAGTCTCTAGGAAGCACCCTCGTCGGGCTCCTCAACATCATCAACATTGTCCCTGCAGGATTTCGGCTCTTACCATCAACTTAA
- the LOC18603526 gene encoding late embryogenesis abundant protein Lea5-D: MARPLSSLKLLVASVSDGLSLSISRRGYSVTPHGAVTAAFGRGEARPGMVGKVEQRGVMKEESGASTAWAPDPVTGYYRPENCLAEIDAAGLREMLLNHKVRAH, translated from the exons ATGGCTCGCCCTCTCTCTTCCCTTAAGCTCCTTGTTGCGTCTGTTTCTGATGGTCTTTCCCTTTCCATCTCCCG GAGAGGTTACTCGGTTACACCGCATGGAGCTGTGACGGCTGCCTTCGGTAGGGGAGAGGCCAGGCCTGGAATGGTGGGGAAAGTTGAACAGAGGGGTGTGATGAAAGAAGAGTCGGGGGCTTCTACAGCTTGGGCCCCTGATCCTGTCACTGGGTACTACAGGCCTGAGAATTGCCTGGCGGAGATTGATGCAGCGGGGCTCCGAGAGATGTTGTTGAATCACAAGGTGAGAGCACACTAG
- the LOC18603528 gene encoding serine-rich adhesin for platelets, with translation MMEGIKGGGRVGVGEEDMGDGMQCSDHPYRNNPGGICAFCLQEKLGKLVSSSFPLPIRGSSSSSSSPSFRSDTGAVGASCGNGVVGTSSTSLSLSLSVRPTSTKSRNDNGNNSHYQEYYTRRARIPFLLAKKKKKIMVASSDHHAAPDIVFKRSKSTTTPRRGRFLDASVDDREDSSPRKRGGFWSFLNLSSKSHSTKKLEKIASLAAPAVAATTATTTRPAGAAATSSVVKPKEKCLGSSLSKRGGIVVVEDDDSPNSQATPSASSFERKVSRSRSVGCGSRSFSGDFFERISTGFGDCTLRRVESQREGKPKVAASSSAMKERVKCGGIFGGFIMTSSSSSSSSSSYWVSSSAEDVNGKSTAGTLVHGRSKSWGWAFASPMRAFSKPSSKDGKRDTIIRESNSKNTTPNLAAIPSLLAVRG, from the coding sequence ATGATGGAAGGAATCAAAGGAGGAGGAAGGGTTGGTGTTGGTGAAGAAGATATGGGAGATGGCATGCAGTGCAGCGATCATCCTTATAGAAACAACCCTGGTGGGATCTGTGCATTTTGCCTTCAAGAAAAGCTAGGGAAGTtggtttcttcttcttttcctttgcctATTCGtgggtcatcatcatcttcttcttctccttcttttaGATCTGATACTGGTGCCGTTGGTGCTAGTTGTGGCAATGGTGTTGTTGGTACTTCTTctacttctctttctctttctctgtcTGTCCGTCCAACATCAACAAAAAGTAGGAATGATAATGGCAATAATAGTCATTATCAAGAATATTATACAAGGCGGGCCAGGATCCCCTTCCTTTTggcaaagaagaagaagaagatcaTGGTGGCATCATCAGATCATCATGCAGCTCCTGATATCGTTTTTAAGAGAAGCAAGTCCACTACAACTCCTAGGAGAGGCCGTTTCTTGGATGCTTCTGTTGATGATCGTGAGGACTCTAGTCCCAGGAAGAGAGGTGGCTTCTGGTCATTTCTTAATCTTTCTTCCAAGTCCCATAGTACcaaaaaactagaaaaaatTGCTTCTTTAGCAGCACCGGCAGTAGCTGCAACaacagcaacaacaacaagaCCAGCAGGAGCTGCAGCCACTAGTTCTGTTGTGAAGCCaaaggagaaatgcttgggatcATCATTGTCCAAGAGAGGAGGCATTGTGGTCGTGGAGGATGATGATAGTCCTAATAGTCAAGCTACTCCCTCTGCGTCATCATTTGAGCGCAAGGTTTCAAGATCCAGATCTGTTGGTTGTGGAAGCAGGAGTTTCTCTGGTGATTTCTTTGAAAGAATCTCAACTGGGTTTGGAGATTGCACTCTTAGAAGAGTGGAGTCACAAAGGGAAGGCAAACCAAAAGTTGCTGCCTCATCATCTGCAATGAAAGAAAGGGTCAAGTGCGGTGGCATTTTTGGTGGTTTCATCATGACCTCTTCTTCGTCATCCTCATCCTCATCTTCTTACTGGGTATCCTCCTCAGCTGAGGATGTCAATGGGAAATCAACGGCCGGGACTCTTGTTCATGGTAGGAGTAAGAGTTGGGGTTGGGCTTTTGCCAGCCCCATGAGAGCTTTCAGCAAGCCTTCTTCTAAAGATGGTAAGAGAGATACCATCATTCGAGAATCAAACAGCAAGAACACAACTCCCAATCTGGCAGCAATTCCTTCCTTGTTAGCTGTTAGAGGCTAA